The following are from one region of the Lentimicrobiaceae bacterium genome:
- a CDS encoding class I SAM-dependent methyltransferase codes for MNIELIKKLSNRPQLYEKGTSAMWTDPYISKQLLELHINPVHDVASRSKVKIKNISNWISERSNKPNMKILDLGCGPGLYAELLAKKGHSVTGVDFSENSIQYAIKQAKEKHLDIEYLNKNYLDLDFNNQFDLIIMIYLDFCALLPKERDKVLENIYRALKKDGLFICDVVNERNIDKKTISQSWEVQDSGFWKNTPYITLTNGYHYPEAKVLANHHIVIGKNDAIDTYIFWSHYYEKDNLVPILKSKGFTDIENYENILPDSDDCWNGGNVTFYVSKK; via the coding sequence ATGAATATAGAGCTGATTAAAAAACTTTCAAACAGACCCCAATTGTATGAGAAAGGCACATCTGCAATGTGGACAGACCCATACATATCGAAACAATTATTGGAATTGCATATAAACCCAGTTCATGATGTAGCAAGCAGAAGTAAAGTTAAGATTAAAAATATTTCAAATTGGATTTCAGAAAGGTCAAATAAGCCGAATATGAAAATTCTTGATTTAGGTTGTGGACCGGGACTTTATGCAGAATTACTCGCAAAAAAAGGACATTCAGTAACAGGAGTTGATTTTTCTGAAAATTCAATTCAATATGCAATCAAACAAGCAAAAGAAAAACATTTAGATATTGAATACTTAAACAAAAACTACCTGGATTTAGACTTTAATAACCAATTTGATTTAATAATAATGATTTATCTCGATTTTTGTGCCTTATTACCAAAGGAGAGAGATAAAGTATTGGAAAATATTTATAGAGCGTTGAAGAAAGATGGCTTGTTTATTTGTGATGTTGTAAACGAAAGAAACATTGACAAGAAAACAATCTCACAGTCATGGGAAGTACAAGATAGTGGATTTTGGAAGAATACACCTTATATTACTTTAACAAATGGTTATCATTATCCGGAAGCAAAAGTGCTTGCGAATCATCACATAGTAATTGGAAAGAATGATGCAATTGATACATACATTTTTTGGAGCCATTATTACGAAAAAGATAATTTGGTTCCTATCTTAAAATCAAAAGGTTTTACAGATATAGAAAACTATGAAAATATATTACCGGATAGTGATGATTGTTGGAATGGAGGAAATGTGACATTTTATGTATCAAAAAAATAA
- the dnaA gene encoding chromosomal replication initiator protein DnaA has product MKHDFNEVWGNCLKIIKDNISYQSFKTWFEPIKPIRLEEQVLTILVPSQFFYEWLEEHYITLLKKTIKSELGSAGRLEYSIIMDSSFSSSNQNEAPFTIQVPTSNKKSIYNPSVAMPIDINKGSSKEIPNPFIIPGLKKIKVNSQLNESYSFDNFIEGDCNRLARSAGFAVANNPGKTAFNPMFIYSNVGLGKTHLAHAVGIQVKQQFPEKTVLYVSAEQMIQQFIDAVRNNNQNDFIHFYQIMDVLIVDDIQFIAGKEKTQDVFFHIFNHLHQKSKQIVITSDKAPVEMKGIEPRLLSRFKWGLAADLQIPDLETRIAILHKRLYNDGITMPEDVIEYLAYSITTNIRELEGALISILAQSSLNKKAITIELAKQMIDKFVKNTTKEISIDYIQKIVCDYFNLQVDTLNSKTRKREVVQARQLSMFFAKKHTKASLTTIGLHCGNKDHATVLHACRTVNNLVETDKQFRNYVEDLEKKIKI; this is encoded by the coding sequence ATGAAGCATGACTTTAATGAAGTTTGGGGTAATTGTCTGAAAATAATTAAGGACAACATTAGTTATCAAAGTTTTAAAACATGGTTCGAACCCATAAAGCCTATCCGGCTCGAAGAGCAGGTTCTCACAATTTTAGTACCCAGTCAGTTTTTTTACGAATGGCTCGAGGAGCATTACATTACATTGCTTAAAAAAACCATTAAAAGCGAATTGGGTTCTGCCGGACGACTGGAATACAGTATAATTATGGATAGTTCATTTTCATCATCTAATCAAAATGAAGCACCTTTTACTATACAGGTACCTACCAGTAACAAGAAGAGTATCTATAACCCATCTGTAGCCATGCCCATTGATATTAACAAAGGCTCCTCCAAAGAAATACCAAACCCTTTTATAATACCTGGTTTAAAGAAAATTAAAGTTAATTCCCAGCTCAACGAATCTTACTCTTTTGACAATTTTATTGAAGGAGATTGTAACCGCTTAGCCCGCTCTGCCGGCTTTGCCGTTGCTAATAATCCGGGAAAAACGGCATTTAACCCTATGTTTATTTACAGCAATGTCGGTTTAGGAAAAACCCATCTTGCTCATGCCGTGGGAATACAGGTAAAACAGCAATTTCCCGAAAAAACGGTACTGTATGTCTCTGCCGAGCAAATGATTCAGCAGTTTATTGATGCCGTGAGAAATAACAATCAGAATGATTTTATTCATTTTTATCAGATAATGGATGTACTTATCGTTGACGACATTCAATTTATTGCAGGAAAAGAAAAAACACAAGATGTTTTCTTTCACATTTTTAATCACCTTCACCAAAAAAGCAAGCAAATCGTTATCACCTCCGACAAGGCTCCGGTAGAAATGAAAGGGATCGAGCCCCGGTTATTATCCCGTTTTAAATGGGGTCTTGCTGCCGACCTCCAGATACCCGACCTCGAAACACGAATTGCAATACTGCACAAACGGCTGTATAATGATGGAATTACCATGCCAGAAGATGTAATTGAATACCTGGCATACAGCATAACAACCAACATCAGGGAACTGGAAGGCGCGCTGATTTCCATTCTTGCACAATCGTCACTTAACAAAAAAGCCATTACCATTGAACTTGCCAAGCAAATGATTGACAAGTTTGTAAAAAATACAACTAAAGAGATTTCGATAGATTATATTCAAAAAATCGTATGCGACTACTTCAACTTGCAGGTAGATACCTTGAATTCCAAAACAAGAAAACGGGAAGTAGTGCAGGCACGACAGCTATCCATGTTTTTTGCAAAAAAACATACCAAAGCATCGCTCACAACTATTGGCCTGCATTGTGGCAATAAAGACCATGCTACCGTGTTACATGCCTGCAGAACCGTTAACAACTTGGTTGAAACCGACAAGCAGTTCCGGAATTATGTAGAAGATCTTGAAAAGAAAATCAAAATCTAA
- a CDS encoding DMT family transporter — protein MIQSHIGESAALLTAFFWTITALAFEAASKRVGSLTVNILRLSIAFVIFSVFGFFSRGIFFPYDASLHNWCWLALSGLVGFVFGDYMLFRAYVLIGARISMLIMALAPPIAAITGWVMLGEAFSLQHLFGMLLTLSGIALVILKKNEQKTERIRFSYPVKGLLIALGGAAGQGIGLVFSKYGMQDYNAFAASQIRVFTGALGFGVLFFIFRSWKKVGTALKSRKTMKSLLIGSFFGPFLGVSFSLISIQYTTTGIASTIMAIVPVLIIPPSIWFKKEKIKKIEIAGAVIAVIGVAIFFL, from the coding sequence TTGATACAATCTCACATTGGCGAATCGGCAGCGCTGTTAACGGCATTTTTTTGGACTATTACTGCGCTTGCATTTGAAGCTGCAAGTAAAAGAGTGGGCTCGTTAACGGTAAATATTTTGCGCCTGAGCATTGCTTTTGTTATTTTCTCTGTTTTTGGTTTCTTTTCTAGGGGAATTTTCTTTCCTTATGATGCCAGTCTGCATAATTGGTGCTGGTTAGCGTTGTCGGGGCTTGTTGGATTTGTTTTTGGTGATTACATGCTTTTTAGGGCTTATGTATTAATTGGAGCCAGAATTTCGATGTTAATAATGGCTTTAGCTCCCCCCATAGCAGCAATAACAGGGTGGGTAATGTTAGGTGAGGCTTTTTCGTTGCAGCATTTATTTGGGATGCTGTTAACGTTGAGCGGTATTGCCCTTGTAATATTAAAAAAGAATGAGCAAAAAACTGAAAGAATACGGTTTTCCTACCCCGTAAAAGGATTGTTAATTGCCTTAGGCGGAGCGGCAGGGCAGGGGATAGGTTTGGTTTTCAGCAAATATGGAATGCAGGACTACAATGCTTTTGCGGCTTCTCAAATCCGGGTGTTTACCGGAGCTTTAGGTTTCGGGGTTTTATTTTTTATTTTTCGTTCGTGGAAAAAGGTGGGGACAGCATTAAAAAGCAGGAAAACAATGAAAAGTCTTCTTATTGGTTCCTTTTTCGGGCCTTTTTTAGGTGTATCATTTTCTCTGATATCTATACAGTATACTACTACCGGTATTGCCTCTACAATTATGGCGATAGTTCCGGTTCTTATTATTCCTCCATCTATATGGTTTAAAAAAGAAAAAATTAAAAAAATTGAAATTGCTGGTGCCGTGATTGCAGTAATCGGAGTTGCTATTTTCTTTTTATAA
- a CDS encoding cupin domain-containing protein: protein MSHIIKTIVKKENAVKKQFLGVDFEILAIGKKSMVTKMLFKESDFAPFHKHPNEQNGYVISGQYKLIFDNKEYIITGGDSYSIPADMEHSMEIIEPGEIIDVFTPVRQDYL, encoded by the coding sequence ATGTCCCATATAATTAAAACCATTGTAAAAAAGGAAAATGCTGTTAAAAAGCAATTTCTGGGAGTAGATTTTGAAATTTTAGCCATTGGCAAAAAATCTATGGTAACAAAGATGTTATTTAAAGAATCCGATTTTGCACCATTTCATAAACACCCAAACGAACAAAATGGATATGTAATTTCAGGTCAATATAAATTAATCTTTGACAATAAAGAATATATAATTACTGGCGGAGATTCGTATTCTATACCTGCTGATATGGAACATTCTATGGAAATAATCGAACCAGGTGAAATTATTGATGTATTTACACCGGTAAGGCAGGACTATTTGTAA
- a CDS encoding pyridoxal-phosphate dependent enzyme, with the protein MNSVPSASDIHAAHNRIKAFIHLTPVLTSQTLDALTDCEVVLKCENFQKTGAFKFRGASNAVLSLSDDEIIKGVATHSSGNHAAALSLAASLRKCDANIVMPENSSRVKVEAVKNYGGKITFCKPNLQSREETLCKVIAETGAVEIHPYNNYRIIAGQATVAKELIEQVDDHLDYIIAPVGGGGLLSGTSLSVRYFSPGTLVIAAEPEMANDAWQSFMQKRLIPVNNPQTMADGLRTSLGSLTFPIICENVHSIFTVSEESIKKAMLFVWEYMKIIIEPSSAVAVAALFENKNFFSGKKVGIIISGGNVDLRNISF; encoded by the coding sequence ATGAATTCAGTTCCCTCTGCTTCTGATATTCATGCCGCCCACAATCGGATTAAGGCATTTATTCACCTTACTCCTGTACTTACCTCCCAAACTTTAGATGCATTAACAGATTGTGAAGTCGTTTTAAAATGCGAAAATTTTCAAAAAACGGGAGCTTTCAAATTCCGGGGAGCTTCAAATGCTGTTCTATCACTCTCCGATGATGAAATAATAAAAGGCGTAGCAACCCATTCTTCTGGTAATCACGCCGCAGCACTTTCGCTGGCTGCTTCTCTCCGAAAATGTGACGCAAACATTGTGATGCCCGAAAATTCTTCCCGGGTGAAAGTGGAAGCCGTTAAAAACTATGGCGGGAAAATAACTTTTTGCAAGCCCAATCTACAATCGAGGGAGGAAACCCTTTGCAAAGTGATTGCGGAAACAGGAGCTGTTGAAATACATCCTTACAATAATTACAGGATAATAGCCGGGCAGGCAACCGTGGCAAAAGAGCTTATTGAACAAGTTGATGATCACTTAGATTATATTATTGCTCCCGTTGGAGGCGGTGGTTTGCTAAGCGGTACATCCCTTTCGGTGAGATATTTTTCGCCCGGCACACTGGTTATAGCTGCAGAACCCGAAATGGCAAATGATGCCTGGCAATCGTTCATGCAAAAACGTTTAATCCCTGTTAACAACCCCCAAACAATGGCAGACGGATTACGCACTTCGCTGGGAAGTCTCACCTTTCCAATTATTTGCGAAAATGTACATTCCATCTTTACAGTTTCTGAAGAATCCATTAAAAAAGCTATGTTATTTGTCTGGGAATATATGAAAATCATCATTGAACCCTCATCAGCCGTAGCTGTTGCCGCCCTTTTCGAGAATAAAAATTTTTTCTCCGGGAAAAAAGTAGGTATTATAATTTCCGGAGGTAATGTTGATTTGAGAAATATTAGTTTTTAA
- a CDS encoding GNAT family N-acetyltransferase, translated as MIETERLILVPLTYEQLIKYCKADNSLEKEMHLNETFRIIPPELKEALEQTILPDVADKNKNYLYSTLWIIILKLENKMAGDLCFKGEPNAEGEVEIGYGTYEAFRKRGIMTEAVEGMIRWAGKQPNVKAIIASTEKDNIASSLILEKNNFIKTGETGTLFNWRFEL; from the coding sequence ATGATAGAAACCGAACGGCTTATTTTAGTGCCATTAACTTACGAACAACTTATTAAATATTGTAAAGCAGACAACTCCTTAGAAAAAGAAATGCATTTGAATGAAACATTCCGGATTATTCCGCCGGAGCTGAAGGAAGCGCTTGAACAAACCATTTTGCCTGATGTGGCAGATAAAAACAAGAATTATTTGTATTCTACCCTTTGGATTATTATTCTGAAATTAGAAAATAAGATGGCTGGCGATTTGTGCTTTAAAGGAGAGCCAAATGCTGAGGGTGAAGTTGAAATCGGTTACGGAACATATGAAGCGTTCAGAAAAAGAGGTATCATGACGGAAGCTGTGGAAGGGATGATCCGTTGGGCAGGGAAACAGCCCAATGTTAAAGCGATTATAGCTTCTACAGAAAAGGATAATATTGCATCTTCTTTAATTCTTGAGAAAAATAATTTTATAAAAACAGGAGAAACCGGAACCCTGTTTAACTGGCGATTCGAATTATAA
- a CDS encoding DUF4263 domain-containing protein has protein sequence MLFDRDYNILTEDEIIKLKEAEDYKRNNLGKLGEISPEVMNKYHELKPPAAYHYESLFPNNHLSIDSLKDKTGLKKIEKEFINFLESGISERNILNFINDNKYYNLIASLFHAGYTFGHHDAYLFKEFEFPVTYKADYLLIGKNSHGYHFIFVELENPTGTITTKDGAFGQTIRKGIRQVKDWDKWIEGNFHSLNLMFDKFKSARIELPKEFRILNKTRISYVVIAGRRADFNEETYDEKRKLLRNENIQVLHYDNLIDSFNVFQTTNNY, from the coding sequence ATGTTATTTGATAGAGACTATAATATTTTGACCGAAGATGAAATAATCAAGTTGAAAGAAGCTGAAGATTATAAAAGAAATAATTTGGGTAAGCTCGGAGAAATTAGTCCAGAGGTAATGAATAAATATCATGAGTTAAAACCACCTGCTGCTTATCACTATGAATCATTATTTCCAAACAACCATTTATCAATTGACAGTTTAAAAGACAAAACAGGGTTAAAAAAAATTGAAAAAGAATTTATAAATTTTTTAGAATCAGGTATTTCAGAACGAAACATACTCAACTTCATTAATGACAACAAGTATTATAATTTAATTGCATCACTTTTTCATGCAGGATATACATTTGGACATCACGATGCTTATCTTTTTAAAGAATTTGAATTTCCAGTAACGTACAAAGCGGACTATTTATTGATTGGAAAAAATTCACATGGATATCATTTCATATTTGTTGAATTAGAAAATCCGACTGGTACAATAACCACAAAAGACGGTGCTTTCGGACAGACAATTAGAAAAGGAATTAGACAAGTCAAAGATTGGGATAAATGGATTGAAGGAAATTTTCACAGTCTAAATTTGATGTTTGACAAATTTAAAAGTGCAAGAATTGAGTTGCCAAAGGAGTTTAGAATATTAAATAAAACAAGAATTAGTTATGTAGTTATCGCAGGAAGACGAGCTGATTTCAATGAAGAAACTTACGATGAAAAAAGAAAACTATTAAGAAATGAAAATATTCAAGTTCTTCATTATGACAATTTAATAGATTCGTTTAATGTATTCCAGACAACAAATAATTACTAA
- a CDS encoding low molecular weight phosphotyrosine protein phosphatase — MKILMVCMGNICRSPLAEGILRHKINKKGIMGVEVDSAGMEYFHVGDSPDSRAIAMAKKHRIDISAHRARLFQKSDFEMYDKIYVMDAMNYRDVMYYAHNDSDRQKVDYLMNADKPGENLNVPDPWYGGMIDFERAFQLIDIACEKIVEKINA; from the coding sequence ATGAAAATATTAATGGTTTGCATGGGCAATATCTGTCGCAGCCCGTTAGCAGAAGGTATTTTACGACATAAAATCAACAAAAAAGGCATTATGGGTGTTGAAGTGGATTCTGCAGGAATGGAATATTTTCATGTTGGCGATTCCCCCGATAGCAGAGCCATAGCTATGGCTAAAAAACATAGAATTGATATCTCGGCACACAGAGCACGTCTATTTCAAAAGTCTGATTTTGAGATGTATGACAAAATATATGTCATGGATGCAATGAATTACAGAGATGTTATGTATTATGCACATAATGATTCCGACCGGCAAAAAGTAGATTACCTGATGAATGCTGACAAGCCTGGTGAAAACCTGAATGTTCCCGACCCATGGTATGGAGGAATGATTGATTTTGAACGAGCCTTTCAACTGATTGATATTGCTTGTGAAAAAATTGTTGAAAAAATTAATGCCTGA
- a CDS encoding HAD hydrolase-like protein — MNKNNQYTFLIDWDGTIFIGERPVLGAFDLYSFMKALNARIIYLTNNSSKNSKEYKVILKKHNLWNNNCQIVTSGKVAAWYISQVLKINEIFIIGTDSLIKELKSFGVVSSLDSAKLVLIGFDKTLTYDKIQKGHELICKGLPFYATHDDKVCPCDNFSYVDCGSIIEIFKKSTDIEPVIIGKPYIITKKYLLETCNLNLGTTYLIGDKHETDGKLANDLGIKFYQINSKDNLSYKHVQNEIIRLNNHG, encoded by the coding sequence ATGAATAAAAATAATCAATATACATTTTTAATTGATTGGGATGGAACAATCTTTATCGGAGAAAGGCCTGTATTGGGCGCTTTTGATTTATATTCTTTTATGAAAGCACTTAATGCAAGGATAATTTATTTGACCAATAATAGTTCTAAAAATTCTAAAGAATATAAGGTTATTTTAAAAAAACATAATTTATGGAATAATAATTGCCAAATAGTTACCTCTGGAAAAGTTGCTGCTTGGTACATAAGTCAAGTTTTAAAAATAAATGAAATATTTATAATAGGAACTGATTCTTTAATTAAAGAACTAAAAAGTTTTGGTGTAGTAAGTTCACTCGATTCTGCTAAACTTGTGCTAATAGGATTTGATAAAACATTAACTTATGATAAAATTCAAAAGGGACATGAATTAATTTGTAAGGGATTACCATTTTATGCAACTCATGATGATAAAGTATGTCCATGTGATAATTTTTCTTATGTTGATTGTGGTTCAATAATTGAGATTTTTAAAAAATCAACAGATATTGAACCTGTAATTATTGGGAAACCATATATAATTACTAAAAAATATTTGCTTGAAACTTGTAATCTTAATCTTGGCACAACATATCTGATTGGGGATAAACATGAGACAGATGGTAAACTCGCCAATGATTTAGGTATTAAATTTTATCAAATTAATTCCAAAGACAATTTATCATATAAACATGTACAAAATGAAATAATTAGACTGAACAACCATGGATGA
- a CDS encoding S8 family peptidase — protein sequence MYTRFLLLLGFSILSYCSYTQSTDEYIVYFKNKDQNTYSLQHPEKYLSARAIERRARFNIQYNLLDLPVSTAYIEAVLNTGVSLKYCSKWVNAAIIYNVSNQQLDALTALSCVSRVSLLKKNTNLRNISKKEEILLQTPSDIMQLKSTNDFYDYGFAYNQIQMLSGEKIHNQGYRGEDMVITVLDAGFIGVDTMQVFKNLWDNGRILGSRDFVTNGGNVFASTAYSMHGMAVLSTMGGYLPGKIIGTAPEADYYLIRTEDPTRECLAEELYWICGAELADSIGTDVINSSLGYTTFDSIYENHSYSDMDGNTTLITRGADIAASKGILVVNSAGNSGDNAWYYIGAPADGDSVLTIGAVYSDSSYASFSSKGPTSDGRVKPEVVAMGGNAAVANLYGGISFSSGTSFSSPIIAGLSACLWQAHKNYSNMQIIKAIIQSASQVNNFDYNIGYGIPNFDTANRIIGINEYQNIADDNFIVFPNPFEDSFTIRSGNLSFVKTISVEISNIYGKLVFQKEYKDVLETPIKIQSLKSGIYVLTIISEGKKHPYKIIKVN from the coding sequence ATGTATACCAGATTTTTACTCTTATTAGGTTTTTCCATTTTGTCATATTGCTCATATACACAGTCTACTGATGAGTATATAGTTTATTTTAAAAATAAAGATCAAAATACTTATTCATTACAGCACCCCGAAAAATATTTGTCAGCGAGAGCTATAGAAAGAAGAGCAAGGTTTAACATTCAATATAATTTATTGGATTTACCTGTTAGTACGGCATACATTGAGGCTGTTCTTAATACCGGAGTATCATTGAAATATTGTAGCAAATGGGTGAATGCAGCAATAATTTACAATGTAAGTAACCAGCAATTGGACGCTTTAACTGCATTATCTTGTGTTAGTCGGGTTAGCTTGCTTAAAAAAAATACTAATTTGCGGAACATCAGCAAAAAAGAAGAGATTTTATTACAGACTCCCTCTGATATTATGCAATTGAAATCAACAAATGATTTTTATGATTATGGCTTTGCATACAATCAAATACAAATGTTGTCGGGCGAAAAAATACATAACCAGGGGTATAGGGGAGAAGATATGGTAATTACCGTACTTGATGCGGGTTTTATCGGAGTTGATACCATGCAAGTTTTTAAAAACTTATGGGATAATGGTCGCATACTTGGCAGCCGGGATTTTGTTACTAACGGTGGAAATGTTTTTGCTTCTACAGCATATAGTATGCATGGAATGGCGGTATTATCTACCATGGGTGGCTATTTACCGGGAAAAATTATAGGTACAGCTCCGGAAGCAGATTATTATCTTATCCGGACAGAAGATCCTACCCGTGAATGTTTAGCAGAAGAACTATATTGGATATGTGGTGCCGAACTTGCTGATAGTATTGGAACTGACGTAATTAATTCTTCATTGGGATATACTACTTTTGATAGTATTTATGAAAACCATTCCTATTCTGATATGGATGGTAATACAACATTAATTACAAGAGGAGCTGATATTGCTGCATCCAAGGGGATACTTGTTGTTAATAGTGCCGGAAATTCTGGTGATAATGCATGGTATTACATTGGTGCTCCGGCTGACGGAGATAGTGTTCTTACCATTGGCGCCGTCTATTCCGATAGTAGTTATGCCAGTTTTAGTTCAAAAGGTCCCACTTCTGATGGAAGAGTGAAACCAGAGGTTGTTGCAATGGGAGGAAATGCCGCCGTAGCAAATCTATATGGTGGAATAAGTTTTAGCTCAGGTACCTCATTTTCCAGTCCGATAATTGCAGGTTTATCTGCTTGTTTGTGGCAGGCTCATAAAAATTATTCAAATATGCAAATTATTAAAGCTATTATTCAAAGTGCATCTCAAGTCAACAATTTTGATTATAATATAGGATATGGGATTCCAAATTTTGATACTGCAAATCGGATAATTGGCATTAATGAATACCAGAATATTGCCGATGACAATTTTATTGTTTTTCCTAACCCATTTGAAGATAGTTTTACTATAAGAAGTGGTAACCTATCATTTGTTAAAACTATATCTGTTGAAATATCAAATATATATGGCAAATTAGTTTTTCAGAAAGAATATAAAGATGTCTTAGAAACACCAATCAAAATACAATCATTAAAAAGTGGTATATACGTATTAACTATTATTTCTGAAGGTAAAAAACATCCTTATAAAATAATAAAAGTGAACTAA
- a CDS encoding DUF3796 domain-containing protein, which translates to MKDIKWTQGFFGFLGFLGTPAITKGDWKEALWFLFFIWFIYFIPKKEKK; encoded by the coding sequence ATGAAAGACATTAAATGGACACAGGGATTTTTTGGATTTCTCGGCTTTCTCGGTACGCCTGCAATTACAAAAGGCGACTGGAAGGAAGCATTATGGTTTTTATTCTTTATCTGGTTTATTTATTTCATTCCAAAGAAAGAAAAGAAATAA
- a CDS encoding YigZ family protein codes for MLFEDTFQTIKYQSEGLFKDKGSRFIAHAFPVQTEEEIKNTLEEIRKKYHDARHHCFAYVLGSDKSAQRSYDDGEPTGTAGKPILNQLISKGLTNTLVVVVRYFGGIKLGVSGLINAYKSATLDALNQTEAITKIVMETYVIEFDYLQMNDMMKILKEDDIKIESQDFENRCKIQFSVRKNKAESTIERFKKLKSISLQFIHFCSM; via the coding sequence ATGCTGTTCGAAGACACATTTCAAACCATTAAATACCAAAGCGAAGGCTTATTCAAAGACAAAGGAAGTCGTTTTATTGCACATGCGTTTCCTGTACAAACAGAAGAGGAAATTAAAAACACACTCGAAGAAATCAGAAAAAAATACCACGATGCCCGGCACCATTGCTTTGCTTACGTTTTAGGTTCCGACAAATCTGCGCAAAGAAGCTACGATGATGGGGAACCAACAGGGACTGCCGGGAAACCCATTCTTAACCAATTGATTTCAAAGGGACTTACTAATACACTTGTGGTGGTTGTTCGCTATTTTGGAGGCATCAAACTGGGTGTAAGCGGATTAATCAATGCCTACAAATCAGCAACATTAGATGCACTAAACCAAACCGAAGCCATAACAAAAATAGTTATGGAAACCTATGTAATAGAGTTTGACTACCTCCAAATGAACGATATGATGAAAATACTAAAAGAAGATGATATAAAAATTGAGTCTCAAGATTTTGAAAACAGGTGTAAAATCCAATTTTCAGTACGCAAGAATAAGGCAGAGTCAACCATTGAACGATTTAAAAAACTAAAAAGTATTTCATTACAATTTATCCATTTTTGTTCAATGTAA